One Nicotiana tomentosiformis chromosome 4, ASM39032v3, whole genome shotgun sequence genomic window carries:
- the LOC104097213 gene encoding uncharacterized protein codes for MFTNSQRQDERTGKYGTPRVEYLQELVTQFQNASSEETKEKIVANLANFAYDPYNYTFLRQLNVIELFLDCLTEPSERLVEFGIGGICNACADPANAALITQNDGIPLVIQCLSSPVRNTVNYALGALYYLCNASNKEEILKPEVIDAIKSYAAAVNTSFSNLAQAFLDKHV; via the exons ATGTTCACGAATAGCCAAAGGCAAGACGAACGCACTGGAAAATATGGAACTCCGAGGGTGGAATACCTTCAG GAATTGGTAACTCAGTTTCAGAATGCATCTTCTGAAG AGACGAAAGAGAAGATTGTTGCTAATTTGGCGAACTTTGCATATGATCCTTACAACTATACCTTTTTGCGCCAG CTTAATGTTATAGAACTTTTTCTTGACTGTTTAACTGAGCCTAGTGAGAGGCTTGTGGAGTTTGGGATTGGAGGAATCTGCAATGCTTGTGCTG ATCCAGCAAATGCTGCTCTTATCACTCAAAATGATGGTATCCCTCTCGTCATCCAGTGTTTGTCAAGTCCTGTTAGGAACACG GTAAATTATGCTCTAGGAGCTCTGTATTATCTTTGCAATGCATCAAACAAGGAAGAGATTTTAAAGCCAGAAGTAATTGATGCCATCAAAAGTTATGCAGCTGCAGTTAATACAAGTTTCAGCAATTTGGCTCAGGCTTTCTTAGATAAACATGTCTAG